The Sporomusa termitida genome has a window encoding:
- the spoIIIAE gene encoding stage III sporulation protein AE translates to MKRIIITAILCMLWGNMAWAATDAGPDLPVDLLESTSVNHINQFIQEINKELTEEIPFLSTETIKDIATKGLTFNWETIANKLLSYFFKEVATNIHLLGKLLFLAVLCALLQNLQNSFEQSAISLLAYSVCFIFLSVIALSAFYQGLTLARETVSNMVGCMEALLPLLLSLLAGVGALTSAALLTPLMLLVVSATSVIVKDIVLPLLFLTAVLECVNYLSGSYKLSNLTGVLKQAGMMTLGLVLVVFIGIVSIQGVAGSVADGLTLRTAKYATATFIPVVGKMFADTVELVMGASLLLKNAVGIFGVLAIALICALPLIKLISLVVVIKIAGALIQPMGDEKMARCLDAMGNNLLLVFGALLTVALMFFLIVTMIIGAGSVAMMLR, encoded by the coding sequence GTGAAAAGAATAATAATTACAGCGATACTCTGTATGCTCTGGGGCAATATGGCCTGGGCAGCGACTGATGCCGGACCGGATTTACCCGTTGATTTACTGGAAAGTACCTCAGTAAATCACATCAATCAGTTTATTCAGGAAATTAACAAAGAGCTTACCGAGGAAATTCCCTTCCTGAGTACTGAAACAATCAAGGATATTGCCACCAAAGGCCTGACCTTCAACTGGGAAACCATTGCCAATAAGCTGCTCTCCTATTTCTTTAAAGAAGTAGCCACAAATATTCACCTGCTGGGCAAGTTATTATTTTTAGCCGTATTGTGTGCCTTGCTGCAAAATCTGCAAAATTCGTTTGAGCAATCAGCAATTTCCTTGCTGGCCTACAGTGTATGTTTTATCTTTTTGTCAGTGATTGCCCTCAGTGCCTTTTATCAGGGACTGACACTTGCCCGGGAAACAGTAAGCAACATGGTTGGTTGTATGGAAGCGCTGCTGCCCTTATTACTCTCGCTCTTAGCCGGGGTAGGGGCTCTAACCTCGGCCGCGCTGCTGACCCCGCTGATGCTCCTGGTAGTAAGTGCAACCAGCGTGATTGTTAAAGATATCGTTTTACCGCTCTTGTTCCTGACGGCTGTCTTAGAATGCGTAAATTATCTGTCCGGCAGCTACAAGCTTAGTAATTTGACAGGAGTGCTGAAACAGGCCGGGATGATGACACTGGGCTTAGTGCTGGTAGTTTTTATCGGTATTGTCAGCATTCAGGGGGTAGCCGGCAGTGTTGCCGACGGTCTGACATTGAGAACGGCCAAATACGCAACTGCCACTTTTATACCGGTAGTGGGTAAAATGTTTGCCGACACTGTTGAACTGGTTATGGGGGCCTCGCTGTTGTTAAAAAATGCCGTTGGCATTTTCGGTGTATTGGCCATTGCGCTGATCTGTGCACTGCCGCTTATTAAACTTATTTCCTTAGTTGTGGTAATAAAGATTGCCGGGGCCCTGATTCAGCCTATGGGTGATGAAAAAATGGCCAGGTGCCTGGATGCCATGGGCAATAATCTGCTGTTAGTGTTTGGCGCATTATTAACAGTTGCCTTAATGTTCTTCTTAATAGTTACTATGATTATTGGTGCCGGCAGTGTGGCGATGATGCTGCGTTAA
- the spoIIIAD gene encoding stage III sporulation protein AD, with translation MEIIQIIGLGFVVTLLILIIKQQRPELAVQLALTLSTIIFLMVLGKINVVLDLFRDLSEKANISQMYLNTILKIIGIAYITEFGAQVCRDAGEGAVAGKIEFAGKILIMVMAIPIIALVLETIVRLIP, from the coding sequence ATGGAAATCATACAAATTATCGGGCTAGGGTTTGTCGTTACTTTGCTGATTTTAATCATCAAACAACAGCGACCGGAACTAGCCGTGCAGCTGGCCCTAACCTTGTCGACCATCATCTTTCTCATGGTGCTTGGCAAGATTAATGTGGTGCTGGATTTATTCCGGGACTTATCAGAAAAAGCCAATATCAGTCAAATGTACTTAAATACGATTCTCAAAATTATTGGCATTGCCTATATTACAGAATTTGGTGCCCAGGTGTGCCGGGATGCCGGGGAGGGTGCAGTGGCCGGTAAAATCGAATTTGCCGGTAAAATTCTCATTATGGTTATGGCTATACCGATTATTGCCTTGGTCCTGGAAACGATTGTGAGACTCATTCCTTAA
- the spoIIIAC gene encoding stage III sporulation protein AC, producing the protein MGIDVLFKIAGVGILISVFHTALKQAGKEDMAHLCTLAGFALVLLWVVQLLGRLFNTVQDVFKLF; encoded by the coding sequence ATGGGAATTGACGTGTTGTTTAAAATTGCCGGCGTGGGTATTTTAATCTCCGTTTTTCATACTGCATTAAAGCAGGCTGGTAAAGAAGATATGGCTCATTTATGTACCCTTGCCGGTTTTGCCCTGGTGTTGTTATGGGTAGTACAACTATTAGGCCGACTGTTTAATACTGTTCAGGATGTATTTAAGCTGTTCTAA
- a CDS encoding stage III sporulation protein AB: protein MWLKILGSLLVVIAGTCIGFSLAGRYVERPRQIRQLISCLSALKSHINYVAVPLPEALSQCTGGITGPVADLFHTMAELLKSKGWLTPQAAMLQALTETDRLVLSKPEREIIAVFSANLGGMNREEQHKSLDLVHEQLSRIQYEAEKICDQNARMYRYLGVCGSLAVVIVLV, encoded by the coding sequence ATGTGGTTAAAGATTCTCGGCAGTTTGCTGGTGGTTATAGCCGGGACTTGCATCGGCTTTAGCCTGGCTGGCCGTTATGTGGAACGGCCGCGGCAGATCAGACAGCTCATCAGCTGTTTATCAGCCCTTAAATCTCACATTAATTACGTGGCTGTTCCATTGCCTGAGGCTCTGTCCCAGTGTACCGGCGGCATTACCGGCCCGGTAGCCGACCTGTTTCATACGATGGCGGAATTATTGAAAAGCAAAGGCTGGCTTACGCCCCAGGCCGCCATGCTGCAGGCGCTGACAGAAACCGACCGGCTTGTTCTCAGTAAGCCGGAACGGGAGATTATCGCTGTGTTTAGTGCCAATTTAGGGGGCATGAACCGGGAAGAACAGCACAAATCCCTGGACTTAGTCCATGAACAGCTGTCCAGAATACAATATGAAGCAGAAAAAATCTGTGACCAAAATGCCCGAATGTATCGTTACTTAGGGGTTTGCGGCAGCTTGGCCGTGGTTATCGTTTTAGTATAG
- the spoIIIAA gene encoding stage III sporulation protein AA, which translates to MKNIQTSLNEHIYPVLPPHIARLIAALPGSMLNKVTEIRIRADQPLQLVLGSQDITVQTEHKTRLYQCTSEDVNRTFQLICKNSVYAFEEEVRQGYLTIAGGHRVGLTGQAITMEGTVRTLKHINSLNIRLAREITGCADRILPFVTAKEHNEVFSTLIISPPRCGKTTILRDLIRQLSTGNPLLGIAGVQIGVVDERSEIAACQQGIPTVDLGPRVDVLDACPKASGLLMLIRSMAPYIVATDELGRREDALAVREAVCAGVKVLATAHSRTIAEFQQRPYVGELIQEQVFERYIILSNRSGPGTIEEILDSRHKKAIGACLNEVNVCG; encoded by the coding sequence ATGAAAAATATTCAAACCTCTTTAAACGAACATATTTATCCTGTTTTACCGCCTCATATTGCCCGGCTAATTGCGGCCTTACCCGGCAGTATGCTGAACAAGGTCACTGAGATTCGCATCCGGGCTGATCAGCCGCTGCAACTGGTATTAGGCAGCCAGGATATTACCGTGCAGACAGAGCATAAAACCCGTTTGTATCAATGCACCAGTGAGGATGTAAACAGAACATTCCAGCTGATATGCAAAAACTCGGTTTATGCTTTTGAAGAAGAAGTCAGACAGGGATATCTGACAATCGCCGGCGGTCACCGGGTTGGCCTGACTGGACAGGCAATAACCATGGAAGGAACAGTCAGGACACTTAAGCATATCAATTCTCTGAATATCCGCTTAGCAAGAGAAATAACAGGCTGTGCTGACCGTATTCTGCCGTTTGTGACAGCCAAAGAACATAATGAAGTATTCAGTACCCTAATTATTTCACCGCCCCGTTGTGGTAAAACAACAATTTTGCGGGATTTAATCAGGCAATTGAGTACAGGCAATCCGCTGCTGGGGATAGCCGGTGTACAAATAGGCGTGGTGGATGAGCGGTCTGAAATAGCGGCCTGTCAACAGGGGATACCGACTGTCGATTTAGGGCCGCGTGTTGATGTGCTTGACGCCTGCCCCAAAGCCAGTGGGCTTTTGATGCTGATCAGGTCTATGGCCCCGTACATCGTTGCCACCGATGAATTAGGCCGCCGGGAAGACGCTCTGGCGGTACGGGAAGCTGTTTGTGCCGGCGTAAAAGTCCTGGCTACCGCCCACAGCCGGACAATTGCTGAATTTCAGCAGCGCCCTTATGTGGGGGAGTTAATCCAGGAACAGGTTTTTGAACGGTACATTATTCTCAGTAACCGGTCAGGACCTGGCACGATTGAGGAAATCCTCGATTCCCGGCATAAAAAAGCAATAGGTGCCTGTTTAAATGAGGTGAACGTATGTGGTTAA
- a CDS encoding CD1247 N-terminal domain-containing protein, protein MRNLKEKVAYLHGLTQGLNVNEHSSEGKVLLNIIDVLESFADEVQNVNLAQLELEDYVESIDEDLTDLEEQIYEEDVDDDGYDDGDLDDDDDDDDDEMVEMACPGCHEMVTFESSILDDEEDIEVTCPYCGGIVYDNELDITVDNRYNQRASGHIMHPGV, encoded by the coding sequence ATGAGAAACCTTAAAGAGAAAGTTGCTTATTTACATGGCTTGACACAAGGTCTTAATGTTAACGAACATTCCTCAGAAGGCAAGGTTTTGCTTAATATTATTGACGTGCTTGAATCGTTTGCCGACGAAGTCCAAAATGTTAATCTGGCGCAGTTGGAGCTTGAGGACTATGTAGAGTCGATTGATGAAGATTTAACTGACCTCGAAGAACAAATATATGAAGAAGATGTAGATGATGACGGCTATGATGATGGCGATCTAGACGATGATGACGATGATGACGATGATGAGATGGTCGAAATGGCTTGCCCTGGCTGCCATGAAATGGTTACCTTCGAATCAAGCATATTAGATGATGAGGAAGATATTGAGGTTACCTGCCCGTATTGCGGCGGAATAGTGTATGATAATGAACTGGATATCACTGTTGATAACCGCTATAACCAGCGAGCCTCTGGTCATATCATGCATCCCGGCGTGTAA
- the efp gene encoding elongation factor P, which translates to MISSNDFRTGVTVEIDGDVWQVVDFQHVKPGKGAAFVRAKLKNGRTGAVVERTFNAGEKLPKAHVERREMQFLYESDGMFNLMDNENFEQIALSGEQMGDARKFLKENMNIAVLFFQGNVIGIDLPMSVELTVVETDPGIRGDTATGGTKPAKLETGHVVRVPLFINTGEVLRIDTRSGDYIERA; encoded by the coding sequence ATGATTTCAAGCAATGATTTTCGGACAGGGGTAACAGTTGAAATTGATGGCGATGTCTGGCAGGTAGTTGACTTCCAGCACGTAAAACCAGGCAAAGGGGCCGCATTTGTCCGGGCTAAACTAAAAAACGGCCGTACCGGTGCAGTGGTTGAACGCACCTTTAATGCCGGCGAAAAATTACCCAAGGCCCATGTTGAACGGCGTGAAATGCAATTCCTGTATGAGAGTGACGGCATGTTCAACCTGATGGATAATGAGAATTTTGAACAGATTGCGTTGTCCGGGGAACAAATGGGTGACGCCCGTAAATTCTTAAAAGAAAATATGAATATAGCGGTATTATTTTTCCAGGGTAATGTGATCGGTATTGATTTGCCGATGTCAGTAGAATTAACGGTTGTCGAGACCGATCCCGGCATCAGGGGTGATACCGCCACCGGCGGGACTAAACCGGCAAAACTGGAAACAGGTCATGTTGTCCGGGTGCCGCTCTTTATCAATACCGGTGAAGTTTTACGGATTGACACCCGCAGCGGCGACTATATCGAACGGGCCTAA
- a CDS encoding M24 family metallopeptidase gives MIQQRLATLYELMIKHRLDGIIVTKPENRQYFSGFTGSAGMLVISRTQAPRLLTDFRYVEQAKQQAALYQIVRHGAVIYDSLAAAVKELELTRIGFESDFITWEIYQKLANCLSEQKLSPVKLDGLRIVKDQTELAFLTKAVEIADSAFNQILPMIKPGITELDIALELEYRMRRLGAEKPAFATIVASGVRSALPHGRASDKIIEAGDFITIDFGAVFAGYHSDMTRTVVAGTADARQREIYKLVLTAQLTGINAVKAGKTGREVDQAAREVIARAGYSDYFGHGLGHGVGLFIHEEPRLSPTGDIKLAAGMVVSVEPGIYLPGWGGVRIEDLVVVSADGCKILTASSKDLIELG, from the coding sequence ATGATACAGCAGCGTCTGGCCACTCTTTATGAACTTATGATAAAACACCGTCTTGACGGCATTATTGTTACCAAACCGGAGAATCGCCAGTATTTTAGTGGTTTTACCGGTTCAGCGGGAATGCTGGTTATCAGCAGGACCCAGGCCCCCAGATTATTAACCGATTTCAGATATGTTGAACAAGCCAAACAGCAGGCTGCTTTATATCAAATTGTCCGCCACGGGGCAGTGATTTATGATTCGCTGGCAGCGGCGGTGAAGGAGCTTGAGCTGACCCGCATCGGTTTTGAAAGCGATTTTATAACCTGGGAGATTTATCAAAAGTTAGCAAATTGCCTGAGTGAGCAAAAACTATCACCTGTAAAACTTGATGGGCTGAGGATTGTTAAAGACCAAACAGAATTGGCCTTTCTCACCAAAGCGGTGGAGATTGCTGATTCAGCATTTAATCAAATATTGCCAATGATTAAGCCGGGAATAACCGAACTGGATATTGCCCTGGAGCTTGAATACCGGATGCGCAGGCTTGGTGCAGAGAAACCGGCCTTTGCTACAATTGTGGCTTCAGGGGTAAGAAGCGCCTTGCCGCATGGCCGGGCGTCAGATAAAATAATTGAAGCCGGTGATTTCATTACGATTGATTTCGGAGCGGTATTTGCGGGCTATCATTCCGATATGACGCGAACGGTTGTGGCCGGTACTGCTGATGCCAGGCAGCGCGAAATCTATAAGCTTGTACTGACGGCCCAGCTGACTGGTATTAACGCGGTGAAGGCCGGTAAAACCGGCCGGGAGGTCGACCAGGCGGCCCGGGAGGTCATTGCCAGGGCTGGCTATAGTGATTACTTTGGGCATGGCTTAGGGCATGGGGTTGGTCTTTTTATTCACGAGGAGCCCCGTTTGTCACCGACCGGCGACATTAAACTGGCTGCAGGTATGGTAGTTTCGGTTGAGCCGGGAATTTATCTGCCAGGCTGGGGTGGCGTACGTATTGAAGATTTAGTGGTTGTTTCTGCTGATGGCTGCAAAATTCTTACTGCTAGCAGCAAGGACTTAATAGAATTAGGCTAA
- the aroQ gene encoding type II 3-dehydroquinate dehydratase has translation MRVLVLHGPNLNLLGKREPEVYGRTTLDDINDLLSRRAKELGIELTIIQTNHEGIMVDTIQQAHANFACIIINPAAFTHYSIAVRDALAAINVPAVEVHLSNIYRREEFRQHSVISPVAVGQIAGFGATGYLLALEAAYALIRGA, from the coding sequence ATGAGAGTACTGGTCCTGCACGGACCTAATCTGAATCTACTGGGGAAACGTGAGCCTGAAGTATATGGCAGGACTACACTTGACGATATTAATGACTTGTTAAGCCGGCGGGCCAAAGAACTGGGAATCGAGCTAACGATTATCCAGACTAACCATGAAGGTATTATGGTTGACACGATTCAGCAGGCTCATGCTAATTTTGCCTGTATTATTATTAATCCTGCAGCTTTTACGCACTATAGCATTGCGGTGCGGGATGCGCTGGCAGCCATAAACGTTCCGGCTGTTGAAGTACATTTATCCAACATCTACCGGCGGGAGGAGTTCCGTCAGCACTCAGTAATCTCGCCGGTGGCAGTAGGCCAGATAGCCGGCTTTGGCGCAACAGGCTATCTATTGGCGCTAGAAGCGGCCTACGCTTTGATAAGGGGTGCATAA
- a CDS encoding peptidoglycan D,D-transpeptidase FtsI family protein, with the protein MAYSSRRIYQLVLFFLVFSSLMVLRLFYLQIIHGPQLALEGLSIRVQELPVDVARGEILDRNYIPLTNTSQQYSIVVFPGQIEDKTAIAFSKIDNVVHLPPALLAAGLRRLNTNEYPFRLAGVESSTAKQINDMKLPGIVAVAEKVRYGHGVLAAHVVGYINSADNRGVSGIESMYDALLRGSQPEYVAAIVDAGQQLIPGLGYKRMKLATGTRETNVVLTIDKQIQQNVEAIMNRTVLKGAVIVMRPGSGEILAMASRPAFDANHLSQYLEQNSSPLLNRAVSSYQPGSVFKLVVAAAALESKAVKMDDVFFDPGYIDVNNIRFQGWDYEQAPKGRLTITEAMAHSSNPVFIHIALQLGAENLITMAQKLGFGSRTKLDFFGESEGNLPEADQLYPGDLANLAIGQGFCEATPVQLAQAVATIVNDGIKVDPYIVSELTSQEGLTVKNFHDSKPRVRVMSRQTAERVRGMMGAVTQYGTGQAAYVDGFGSAGKTGSAETGRINKTGQGINHAWFAGFTPLKNPEYVIVVFVEEGMSGSNVAAPIFREIATAIVKE; encoded by the coding sequence ATGGCTTATTCCAGCCGGCGTATTTATCAATTGGTTTTATTTTTTTTGGTTTTCTCCAGTCTGATGGTCTTGCGGTTGTTTTATCTCCAGATTATTCACGGTCCGCAGCTGGCCCTGGAAGGGCTCAGCATTCGCGTTCAGGAACTGCCTGTGGATGTTGCCAGAGGCGAAATACTGGACCGCAATTATATACCGCTGACTAATACCTCCCAGCAGTACAGTATTGTTGTTTTTCCGGGTCAGATTGAAGACAAAACTGCAATTGCCTTTAGTAAGATTGACAATGTTGTCCATCTGCCGCCGGCGTTGCTGGCCGCCGGTTTGCGACGTTTAAACACCAACGAATACCCTTTCCGGCTAGCCGGTGTGGAGAGCAGTACAGCCAAACAAATTAATGATATGAAGCTGCCAGGTATTGTGGCGGTTGCGGAGAAGGTTCGTTATGGGCACGGGGTCCTGGCGGCGCATGTGGTGGGCTATATCAATTCTGCCGATAACCGGGGGGTTAGCGGGATCGAAAGTATGTATGATGCTTTGCTCCGGGGCAGTCAGCCTGAATATGTAGCCGCTATCGTTGATGCCGGCCAGCAGCTGATACCTGGTTTAGGTTATAAAAGAATGAAACTGGCAACAGGTACCAGAGAAACTAATGTTGTACTGACAATTGATAAGCAGATTCAGCAAAATGTGGAAGCTATTATGAACCGTACTGTTCTTAAAGGCGCCGTGATAGTAATGCGCCCCGGCAGCGGCGAGATACTGGCGATGGCATCACGGCCGGCCTTTGATGCCAATCATCTCAGCCAGTACCTGGAGCAGAACAGCTCCCCCCTGCTTAACCGGGCCGTTTCCTCCTATCAGCCCGGCTCGGTATTCAAATTGGTAGTGGCGGCGGCGGCTCTGGAGAGTAAAGCGGTAAAAATGGATGATGTCTTTTTTGATCCCGGCTATATTGATGTTAATAATATCAGATTTCAGGGCTGGGATTATGAACAGGCACCCAAAGGACGGCTGACAATAACTGAGGCCATGGCCCATTCCAGCAACCCGGTATTCATTCACATAGCCTTACAGTTAGGTGCTGAAAATTTGATTACTATGGCCCAAAAGCTTGGTTTTGGATCACGGACTAAGCTTGATTTTTTTGGTGAGAGTGAGGGAAATTTGCCGGAAGCCGACCAGCTTTATCCGGGCGATTTGGCTAATCTGGCCATTGGTCAGGGTTTTTGTGAAGCGACACCGGTACAGTTGGCACAAGCTGTGGCCACGATCGTCAATGACGGTATTAAGGTTGATCCCTATATTGTCAGCGAACTTACCAGCCAGGAAGGTTTAACTGTTAAAAACTTTCACGATTCCAAGCCGCGGGTAAGAGTTATGTCCCGTCAGACTGCGGAGAGAGTGCGGGGAATGATGGGGGCCGTTACCCAATATGGCACCGGTCAGGCCGCCTATGTGGACGGCTTTGGTTCGGCCGGCAAAACAGGCTCAGCCGAAACAGGGCGGATAAATAAAACCGGGCAGGGGATTAATCATGCGTGGTTTGCCGGTTTTACCCCGCTTAAAAACCCGGAATATGTAATTGTGGTGTTTGTGGAGGAGGGGATGTCAGGCAGTAATGTTGCTGCCCCGATTTTCCGGGAAATAGCCACTGCCATTGTAAAAGAGTAA